The region TTCATCAGTATTTAAAAAAATTGTAAAGTGAATAGGCGTTTCTTTAAAATGTTTTGGTGCATCTGAAGCCATCAAGATATATTCTACATTTATTAAATGTTCTTGTATCTGTGTGGCATCAAAATATTTGTCAGTTGTAATTGCTTTTGCAATCAACTGTTTTTTTCCTTAGCATCTTCTATTTCTTGTTGATGTTGAGCCATTAAAACTCTTATTTCATCCATTGCTTGTGGGGAAACATTTTCATCTTTACTCCATTTTACTTCATCAATATGACCACCATAATCAGCACCAAAGTCTTCGATTTTTTGTAAAAATTCATCCATATCTAGACAGTTATGAGTTCTATTAACAACAGTATCTGTTAGTTCTATAAACCAGTTTAGGGTATCATCAACTTTTATAACCGCTTCAAATATAACACCCATCTACTTTTTGCCTCTCGATGGGTCTGTAAAACTTTTTGCGAATCCTTCTAAATCTTTTTTCTTTAAGTCACCATTGTAAACTATATCTCTTGGGTCTATTGTGTCATCATTTAGCATCTTTGGAACCACATCAGCATTGTTAATAACTTCCATATGTTGATCTAGTTCATCTTCGCTATAAGCCATCTGCATATCAGCAGCTATAACGTGAGGAATCGCTTCTATAACAGAGAGTTTTTTTAACTCTTCTTCAACACCTTCACCTTCTATAGTGATGATTATTCTGCCTTTTTCATCATGTACATGATAATCACAAACTTCACAATTTTTTAGACTTTCTATAACTTCATCTATCCATTTTGGAAGACACTGTACCACTATACTTGATATATTCATATTACATTCCTTATTTTATTCGTAAATTATTTTTCTTGTCTTTTCGCCACTCTCTTGACGCATTTTATCATACATTTTTTGATGCTTGATTTTTTCATCTGCATCAACAGGACTTCTTAGAGATTTATACTCAAC is a window of uncultured Sulfurimonas sp. DNA encoding:
- a CDS encoding chaperone NapD, with amino-acid sequence MNISSIVVQCLPKWIDEVIESLKNCEVCDYHVHDEKGRIIITIEGEGVEEELKKLSVIEAIPHVIAADMQMAYSEDELDQHMEVINNADVVPKMLNDDTIDPRDIVYNGDLKKKDLEGFAKSFTDPSRGKK